One Nonomuraea angiospora DNA segment encodes these proteins:
- a CDS encoding aldo/keto reductase yields the protein MEYTRLGTTGLKVSKICLGMMSYGDPARQEWALALDEAEPIIRRAADAGVTFFDTADVYSQGASETVTGEALRAIFPRREDYVLATKVYFPMGRGVNDRGLSRKHVHAAVDASLQRLGTDYVDLYQIHRWDDETPIEETMEALHDVVRAGKARYIGASSMWAWQFSKAQHVAEKNGWTKFVSMQNHYNLLYREEEREMLPLCADQGVGVIPWSPLARGVLARAGSAATTARTGSDERIDFLYDPENDKAILDRVARVAAERDLPAAQVALAWLLHQPAVSAPIVGATKDRHVDDAVAAVSVSLSESELAFLGEPYRPREVRF from the coding sequence ATGGAATACACCCGACTTGGCACCACCGGTTTGAAGGTCTCGAAGATCTGCCTGGGCATGATGAGCTACGGCGACCCCGCCAGGCAGGAGTGGGCCCTGGCGCTCGACGAGGCCGAGCCGATCATCCGCAGGGCCGCCGACGCGGGCGTGACCTTCTTCGACACGGCGGACGTCTACAGCCAGGGCGCCAGTGAGACCGTGACCGGCGAGGCGCTGCGCGCGATCTTCCCCCGGCGCGAGGACTACGTACTGGCCACCAAGGTCTACTTCCCCATGGGCAGGGGCGTCAACGACCGGGGGCTGTCGCGCAAGCACGTCCACGCGGCCGTGGACGCCTCGCTCCAGCGGCTCGGCACCGACTACGTGGACCTGTACCAGATCCACCGGTGGGACGACGAGACGCCCATCGAGGAGACCATGGAGGCGCTGCACGACGTGGTCAGGGCGGGCAAGGCCCGCTACATCGGCGCGTCGAGCATGTGGGCCTGGCAGTTCTCCAAGGCGCAGCACGTGGCCGAGAAGAACGGCTGGACGAAGTTCGTCTCGATGCAGAACCACTACAACCTCCTCTACCGGGAGGAGGAGCGGGAGATGCTGCCGCTCTGCGCCGACCAGGGCGTGGGCGTGATCCCGTGGAGCCCGCTGGCGCGCGGCGTGCTGGCCAGGGCCGGCTCGGCCGCGACGACCGCGCGGACCGGGTCGGACGAGCGCATCGACTTCCTGTACGACCCGGAAAACGACAAGGCGATCCTCGACCGGGTGGCGCGCGTGGCCGCCGAGCGCGATCTGCCGGCCGCCCAGGTGGCGCTGGCCTGGCTGCTCCACCAGCCGGCCGTGTCCGCGCCCATCGTGGGGGCCACGAAGGATCGGCACGTGGACGACGCGGTGGCGGCCGTGTCGGTGTCGCTCTCGGAGTCGGAGCTGGCCTTTCTCGGCGAGCCGTACCGTCCCCGTGAGGTGCGCTTCTGA
- a CDS encoding sensor histidine kinase translates to MEGAHRALLSWARSKLKNPGWLGGLGLAAGLFGVTVPVLLGLVRSGMGIAGGVTLFVLLTLHVRFIMETPIRRAGSWWIVAVQAWLTYLPLTVFGAAWTPVSALLTGALLVTAGRIRSVVLVALALACGPVMLAAPDPAMIHPAWALAGPVLGAVEYALVTLGGRVTRLTKARTEVMREAVALERRRFTRDLHDLVGHRLTVLVLKAQLLERLVAEGDKRARGEASETVELLRSLSADVRAVAHGLRSSSLAAELGSARSLLESVRVRCQVKMSCPDLPGDVEEALTHALREGVTNVLRHAEARQCSIQLLERDQLVRLTIRNDGVRPPRRPEDTGQGLLNLAERVSCLGGWLEATSSRTGQFTFSAYVPRKK, encoded by the coding sequence GTGGAAGGCGCACACCGTGCACTCCTGTCGTGGGCACGTTCCAAACTGAAGAACCCCGGCTGGCTGGGCGGCCTCGGGCTGGCGGCGGGGCTGTTCGGCGTGACGGTGCCGGTCCTGCTCGGGCTGGTGCGGTCGGGGATGGGGATCGCGGGCGGGGTGACGCTGTTCGTCCTGCTGACGCTGCACGTCAGGTTCATCATGGAGACCCCGATACGGCGGGCGGGCTCGTGGTGGATCGTGGCCGTGCAGGCCTGGCTGACGTACCTGCCGCTGACGGTGTTCGGCGCGGCGTGGACCCCGGTGTCCGCCCTGCTGACGGGCGCGCTGCTGGTGACGGCGGGCCGGATCCGCTCGGTCGTGCTGGTGGCGCTGGCCCTGGCGTGCGGCCCGGTGATGCTGGCCGCGCCGGACCCGGCGATGATCCATCCCGCCTGGGCGCTGGCCGGCCCGGTGCTCGGCGCCGTCGAGTACGCGCTGGTGACGCTGGGCGGGCGGGTCACGCGGCTGACGAAGGCGCGTACCGAGGTCATGCGCGAGGCCGTCGCCCTGGAGCGCCGCCGCTTCACCCGTGACCTGCACGACCTGGTCGGCCACCGGCTCACCGTCCTGGTGCTGAAGGCGCAGCTCCTGGAGCGGCTCGTGGCCGAGGGCGACAAGCGGGCGCGGGGCGAGGCGTCCGAGACGGTGGAGCTGCTGCGCAGCCTGTCCGCCGACGTCCGGGCCGTCGCCCACGGCCTGCGCAGCTCCTCCCTGGCGGCGGAGCTGGGCTCGGCGCGCTCGCTCCTGGAGTCGGTACGGGTCCGCTGCCAGGTCAAGATGTCCTGCCCCGACCTCCCCGGCGATGTGGAGGAGGCGCTCACGCACGCCCTGCGCGAAGGCGTGACGAACGTCCTCAGGCACGCCGAGGCCCGGCAGTGCTCGATCCAGCTCCTCGAACGCGACCAGCTCGTCCGCCTGACGATCAGGAACGACGGCGTGCGCCCGCCGCGCCGCCCGGAAGACACCGGACAGGGCCTGCTCAACCTGGCCGAACGCGTCTCCTGCCTGGGCGGCTGGCTGGAGGCCACGTCCTCCAGGACCGGGCAGTTCACCTTCAGCGCGTACGTCCCACGAAAGAAATAG
- a CDS encoding sulfite oxidase codes for MKQALATIVKPLPDHLFRVHGASAEMRWEAMSGQGYHTPNDRFFVRNHTATPIIDLTTWRLLVHGAGVRCPREFGYDELRAMPSRTLDVAIECAGNGRRFYGTQQHEAAPGTQWGLGAIGVARWRGVPLKYLLKQAGVLPGAVDVLPTGLDAPFEGYGHVRRPLPIDKAMDDVLVAYEMNGERLPPDHGFPVRLVVPGWVGIASIKWLGEIEVSTKELFTPWNTVFYPNVATQPVKSAFELAWNARLPRSGPHIVRGRSWSGQGRIVRVEVSFDGGLSWRTADHHGQHLVSAWLPWHISWAPRRTGGHVLMARATDETGATQPLVTPRHPFGYHFDAVVRHPVDVVIG; via the coding sequence ATGAAGCAAGCACTGGCGACGATCGTGAAGCCGCTGCCCGACCACCTGTTCAGGGTGCACGGCGCGAGCGCGGAGATGCGCTGGGAGGCCATGTCGGGGCAGGGATACCACACTCCGAACGACCGCTTCTTCGTCCGCAACCACACCGCCACGCCGATCATCGACCTCACCACCTGGCGGCTCCTGGTGCACGGGGCGGGCGTTCGATGTCCGCGCGAGTTCGGCTACGACGAGCTGCGGGCCATGCCGTCCCGCACGCTCGACGTGGCGATCGAGTGCGCCGGGAACGGGCGGCGCTTCTACGGCACGCAGCAGCACGAGGCCGCGCCCGGCACGCAGTGGGGGCTCGGGGCGATCGGCGTCGCGCGGTGGCGCGGGGTGCCGTTGAAGTACCTGCTCAAGCAGGCCGGCGTGCTGCCGGGCGCGGTGGACGTGCTGCCCACGGGGCTGGACGCGCCGTTCGAGGGGTACGGGCACGTACGCCGGCCGCTGCCGATCGACAAGGCCATGGACGACGTCCTCGTCGCCTATGAAATGAACGGCGAGCGGCTGCCGCCGGACCACGGATTTCCGGTGCGGCTGGTGGTGCCGGGATGGGTGGGAATAGCGTCGATCAAATGGCTGGGTGAAATAGAAGTTTCAACGAAAGAACTCTTCACGCCGTGGAACACGGTCTTTTACCCGAATGTCGCGACGCAGCCGGTGAAGAGCGCGTTCGAACTCGCCTGGAATGCGCGCCTGCCTCGCTCCGGCCCGCACATCGTGCGCGGACGGTCATGGTCGGGGCAGGGCAGGATCGTCCGGGTGGAGGTCAGCTTCGACGGCGGGCTGAGCTGGCGTACGGCCGATCACCACGGACAGCACCTGGTCAGCGCCTGGCTGCCCTGGCACATTTCATGGGCCCCCCGGCGCACGGGGGGACACGTGCTCATGGCGCGCGCCACCGACGAGACCGGGGCCACCCAGCCGCTGGTCACGCCGCGTCATCCGTTCGGGTACCACTTCGACGCGGTCGTACGGCATCCCGTCGACGTGGTCATCGGATAG
- a CDS encoding serine hydrolase domain-containing protein, protein MNHAIAARLTGLACAMLTLAAATTTPATATTPEVANVQQALDALARTSGVVGTIGEVYVDGKRVGQGSAGSRLLGGKGGRIPVGSRYRIGSQTKLLTGTVALQLVKEGKLGLEDKLSDLLPEVASQDIVERADEITVRQLLRHTSGIPNWFTPDLVDIYDFTTYYPPIDLVKKSRSQPRTGEPGEKFSYSNTNYTLLGMIIEKVTGRSLASEFDRRLFVPLGMSRTYLAVRPPQGIKGPHGHGYSTDDQGQAHDMDRLNASYGNGSGGVISTSRDISAFYRAFGQGKLLPPALQKLLTDPPENAPSQPPLCGGEPQLRVIAGGTASFTSVTFSSPDGRIQFATSTTTNTPDPAAIGRAINQTAKAVLCPGK, encoded by the coding sequence ATGAACCACGCCATTGCGGCACGCCTCACCGGCCTGGCCTGCGCGATGCTGACGCTGGCCGCCGCCACCACCACGCCCGCGACCGCCACCACCCCGGAGGTTGCCAATGTGCAGCAGGCCCTGGACGCACTCGCCCGGACCAGCGGGGTGGTGGGGACGATCGGGGAGGTGTACGTGGACGGGAAGCGCGTCGGCCAGGGCTCGGCGGGTTCGCGGCTCCTGGGCGGCAAGGGCGGACGCATCCCCGTCGGCTCCCGCTACCGGATCGGGTCGCAGACCAAGCTGCTGACGGGAACGGTGGCGCTCCAACTCGTCAAGGAGGGCAAGCTGGGGCTGGAGGACAAGCTGAGCGACCTCCTGCCGGAGGTGGCGAGCCAGGACATCGTGGAGCGGGCCGACGAGATCACGGTACGGCAGCTGCTCCGGCACACATCCGGCATCCCGAACTGGTTCACTCCCGATCTGGTCGACATCTACGACTTCACCACCTATTACCCGCCGATCGACCTGGTGAAGAAGTCACGCAGCCAGCCGCGTACCGGGGAGCCGGGCGAGAAGTTCTCGTACTCCAACACCAACTACACGCTGCTCGGCATGATCATCGAGAAGGTGACCGGCCGCTCACTGGCCTCCGAGTTCGACCGCCGGCTCTTCGTCCCGCTCGGGATGAGCCGTACGTACCTGGCGGTCAGGCCGCCGCAGGGCATCAAGGGCCCGCACGGGCACGGATACAGCACCGACGACCAAGGCCAGGCGCACGACATGGACCGGCTCAACGCCAGCTACGGGAACGGCTCCGGGGGCGTGATCTCCACCTCGCGCGACATCAGCGCGTTCTACCGCGCGTTCGGCCAGGGCAAACTCCTCCCGCCGGCCCTGCAGAAGCTGCTCACCGACCCGCCGGAGAACGCCCCTTCCCAGCCGCCCCTGTGCGGCGGCGAGCCGCAGCTGCGGGTGATCGCGGGCGGCACCGCCAGCTTCACCTCCGTCACCTTCAGCTCTCCTGACGGCCGCATCCAGTTCGCGACGTCCACCACGACGAACACCCCGGACCCGGCCGCCATCGGCCGCGCCATCAACCAGACGGCGAAGGCCGTCCTCTGCCCGGGCAAGTAA
- the lanKC gene encoding class III lanthionine synthetase LanKC, producing the protein MDKYELYCLVDPRFYDSLEHGTAEDADFPLLREPLPDGWSTALTGTWCYFAPDNEPPLPAQGWKIHVSARVEDAERAIAAVWDYCLARRIAFKFLRGTPVLVMVNSKAASRASSGKLITVYPRDEGQLELVLKELDELLRGVEGPYILSDLRYGDGPLFVRYGGFAERHCLSGSGERVLAVEDGDGRLVPDVRGATFSVPPWTTLPGFLEPHLAARNAVTTTGLPYRVESVLHFSNGGGVYLARDTRTDERVVLKEARPHAGLDAAGRDAVTRLRHERDILRRLEGLPAAPALRGYFALGEHEFLVQEFVDGTPLQRRLVQRYPLTRADRTEPDLADYTAWAVETLRNVERAVESLHERGVVFGDLHPDNILLTAEGRVALIDYEVATLVADGARAALAHPAFIAPPDRQGVDVDRYALACLGLGLFAPQCTIMLPLYRAKAAQLGEIVKETFPVQEATVDAAVAAISGPVSDRGEPVTMPETWPELRDAMCRAIVASATPARDDRLFPGDVAQFRPGGGLNLAYGAAGVLFALDRAGLGPFPEYERWLRDRALRPVQGSGLGLYDGLHGIAHVLGLLGHHEHAQELVDVCLREKWERMESALFSGLSGIGLNLLGFGRTDLALRAVDICAERLAEPVPELSGGSHPRAGLMFGSSGPALLFLHAYEHTGDRALLDLAATALRQDLRRCRHSVDGSLQVNQGWRLLPYLDEGSAGIALVLERYLAHHHDEELATALAELRLAGHAGFFVQSGLFTGRAGMLAARAGDPREHIKGLRWHALPYGGGLAFPGDQLLRLSMDFATGTAGVLFALGTALGDQPGHLPFLAAAPGRLAPDESWKEV; encoded by the coding sequence ATGGACAAGTACGAGCTGTACTGCCTGGTGGATCCGCGTTTCTACGACTCGCTCGAACACGGCACGGCCGAAGACGCCGACTTTCCCCTTCTGCGTGAACCCCTGCCCGACGGTTGGTCCACCGCCCTGACCGGCACGTGGTGCTATTTCGCCCCCGACAACGAGCCGCCCCTGCCCGCCCAGGGCTGGAAGATCCACGTGTCCGCCCGCGTGGAGGACGCCGAGCGGGCCATCGCCGCCGTGTGGGACTACTGCCTGGCGCGCCGGATCGCGTTCAAGTTCCTGCGCGGCACCCCCGTGCTCGTCATGGTCAACTCGAAGGCCGCCTCCCGGGCGTCCAGCGGCAAGCTGATCACCGTCTACCCGAGGGACGAGGGCCAGCTGGAGCTGGTCCTGAAGGAGCTCGACGAGCTGCTGCGCGGCGTCGAAGGCCCGTACATCCTCAGCGACCTGCGCTACGGCGACGGCCCGCTGTTCGTCAGGTACGGCGGGTTCGCCGAGCGGCACTGCCTGTCCGGCTCCGGCGAGCGCGTGCTGGCCGTCGAGGACGGCGACGGGCGGCTGGTGCCCGACGTGCGCGGCGCGACGTTCTCGGTGCCGCCGTGGACGACGCTGCCCGGGTTCCTGGAGCCGCATCTGGCCGCGCGCAACGCCGTGACGACGACCGGGCTGCCGTACCGGGTCGAGAGCGTGCTGCACTTCTCCAACGGCGGCGGCGTCTACCTCGCCCGGGACACGCGTACGGACGAGCGGGTCGTGCTCAAGGAGGCCAGGCCGCACGCCGGGCTGGACGCGGCCGGCCGCGACGCCGTCACCCGCCTCCGCCACGAACGCGACATCCTGCGGCGCCTGGAGGGCCTGCCCGCCGCGCCCGCGCTGCGCGGCTACTTCGCCCTGGGCGAGCACGAGTTCCTCGTGCAGGAGTTCGTGGACGGGACGCCGCTGCAGCGCCGGCTCGTGCAGCGCTACCCGCTGACCCGCGCCGACCGCACCGAGCCGGACCTGGCCGACTACACGGCCTGGGCGGTCGAGACGCTGCGGAACGTGGAGCGGGCCGTCGAGTCGCTGCACGAGCGCGGGGTCGTCTTCGGCGACCTGCACCCGGACAACATCCTGCTGACCGCCGAGGGCCGGGTGGCGCTGATCGACTACGAGGTCGCCACCCTCGTCGCGGACGGGGCCCGCGCCGCGCTGGCCCACCCCGCCTTCATCGCGCCCCCCGACCGCCAGGGCGTGGACGTGGACCGCTACGCGCTGGCCTGCCTGGGGCTCGGCCTGTTCGCGCCGCAGTGCACGATCATGCTGCCGCTATACCGGGCGAAGGCGGCCCAGCTGGGGGAGATCGTCAAGGAGACGTTCCCCGTGCAGGAGGCGACGGTGGACGCCGCCGTCGCGGCCATCAGCGGGCCCGTTTCCGACCGCGGCGAGCCCGTGACCATGCCGGAGACCTGGCCCGAGCTGCGCGACGCGATGTGCCGGGCCATCGTGGCCAGCGCCACGCCCGCGCGCGACGACCGGCTCTTCCCCGGCGACGTGGCCCAGTTCCGGCCGGGCGGCGGGCTCAACCTGGCCTACGGCGCGGCCGGCGTGCTCTTCGCGCTCGACCGCGCGGGACTCGGGCCGTTCCCCGAGTACGAGCGCTGGCTACGCGACCGGGCGCTGCGCCCCGTCCAGGGCTCCGGGCTCGGCCTGTACGACGGGCTGCACGGCATCGCGCACGTCCTCGGCCTGCTCGGACACCACGAGCACGCGCAGGAGCTGGTCGACGTCTGCCTGCGCGAGAAATGGGAGCGGATGGAGTCGGCGCTGTTCTCCGGCCTGTCCGGCATCGGGCTGAACCTCCTCGGCTTCGGCCGCACCGACCTCGCCCTGCGCGCCGTGGACATCTGCGCCGAGCGGCTCGCCGAACCCGTCCCCGAGCTCAGCGGCGGCTCCCACCCGAGGGCCGGGCTCATGTTCGGCTCGTCGGGGCCCGCGCTGCTGTTCCTGCACGCGTACGAGCACACCGGCGACCGGGCCCTGCTCGACCTGGCGGCCACCGCGCTCCGGCAGGACCTGCGGCGCTGCCGGCACTCGGTGGACGGCTCGCTCCAGGTGAACCAGGGCTGGCGGCTGCTGCCGTACCTGGACGAGGGGTCGGCCGGCATCGCCCTCGTGCTGGAGCGCTACCTCGCGCACCACCACGACGAGGAGCTCGCGACGGCGCTGGCCGAGCTGCGGCTGGCCGGGCACGCGGGCTTCTTCGTCCAGTCGGGGCTGTTCACCGGCCGCGCGGGCATGCTCGCGGCCCGCGCGGGCGACCCGCGCGAGCACATCAAGGGCCTGAGATGGCACGCGCTGCCGTACGGCGGGGGACTGGCGTTCCCCGGCGACCAGCTGCTGCGCCTCTCCATGGATTTCGCGACCGGGACGGCGGGCGTGCTCTTCGCCCTCGGCACGGCTCTGGGCGACCAGCCTGGCCACCTGCCGTTCCTGGCGGCCGCTCCCGGGCGGCTCGCCCCCGACGAGTCCTGGAAGGAGGTGTAA
- a CDS encoding YkvA family protein, with protein sequence MTGTWWWDLVIGLVVALAVSWLALVVALAVVRPRGGLLRESLRLLPDMLRLVRRLAADRTLPRGVRIRLGLLLAYLAFPLDLIPDFIPVLGYADDAIIVAAVLRSVVRRAGMAAVERHWPGSEDGFAALVRLTGLSGRSG encoded by the coding sequence GTGACCGGTACGTGGTGGTGGGACCTGGTGATCGGTCTGGTGGTCGCGCTGGCGGTGTCGTGGCTGGCGCTGGTGGTCGCGCTGGCCGTGGTCCGTCCGCGTGGCGGGCTGCTGCGCGAGTCGCTGCGGCTCCTGCCGGACATGTTGCGGCTCGTACGGCGACTGGCCGCCGACCGGACCCTGCCGCGCGGCGTACGGATCCGGCTCGGCCTGCTGCTGGCCTACCTGGCCTTCCCGCTGGACCTCATCCCTGACTTCATCCCCGTGCTGGGGTACGCCGACGACGCCATCATCGTCGCCGCCGTTCTACGGTCGGTCGTCCGCCGGGCCGGGATGGCGGCGGTGGAGCGGCATTGGCCGGGCAGCGAGGACGGGTTCGCGGCGCTCGTCCGGCTCACCGGCTTGAGCGGCCGCTCCGGCTGA
- the polX gene encoding DNA polymerase/3'-5' exonuclease PolX: MRANEEAASALQEYAELFALCGGDAFRVRSYQKAAKAIAGFPEDISVVDVRSVPGVGEAIAKKMEEFLQRGSFRQLDDLRGRVPEGVRALTKVPTLGPKTAIMLFEDYGIDSTAALREAITSGRLDGVKGLGPKTLANLLKGIDQLEQSGRRVHVGVAMSLAEQVMASLEAERIAYAGSLRRMKDTIGDIDILAVAPESIMTAFRAQPYVAEIIAAGDKKTSIRTTSGIQVDLRVVPAESWGAAMQYFTGSKEHNVAIREMAVKKGWKLSEYGLFEGERVIAAASEEDIYAALGMQYVPPPMREDGGEVKAALRGELPEPVELGDLKGDLHTHTNLTDGIASLEDMVAAGHARGYAYYAVTDHAPDLAMQRMTLDKALEQRGQVAELQRKYPDMRILHGTELNIAPDGSVDWPGEVLAGFDVCVASVHSHFGMSRDEMTRRFIAACENPYVDIIGHPTTRKIGKRPPVDADWDAIFRVAARTGTAMEIDSFPDRSDLPSDLVRLAKHHGVKFSIDSDSHAIPHLANQRFGVGLAQRAWLTTDDVINTWPLDRLLKFLGR; the protein is encoded by the coding sequence ATGCGGGCAAATGAGGAGGCGGCGTCGGCGCTGCAGGAGTACGCGGAGCTGTTCGCGCTCTGCGGCGGCGACGCCTTCCGAGTGCGGAGCTACCAGAAGGCGGCCAAGGCCATCGCGGGGTTCCCCGAGGACATCTCGGTGGTCGACGTGCGCAGCGTCCCCGGGGTGGGCGAGGCGATCGCCAAGAAGATGGAGGAGTTCCTGCAGCGCGGGAGCTTCCGGCAGCTCGACGACCTGCGCGGCCGGGTGCCCGAGGGCGTGCGCGCGCTGACGAAGGTGCCGACGCTGGGGCCCAAGACGGCGATCATGCTGTTCGAGGACTACGGCATCGACTCCACGGCGGCCCTGCGCGAGGCGATCACCTCCGGCCGCCTCGACGGCGTCAAGGGCCTCGGCCCCAAGACGCTGGCAAACCTGCTCAAGGGCATCGATCAGCTCGAGCAGTCCGGCCGCCGCGTCCACGTCGGGGTCGCCATGTCGCTGGCCGAGCAGGTGATGGCCTCGCTGGAGGCCGAGCGCATCGCGTACGCGGGCTCGCTGCGGCGGATGAAGGACACCATCGGCGACATCGACATCCTGGCGGTCGCGCCCGAGTCCATCATGACCGCCTTCCGCGCCCAGCCCTACGTCGCCGAGATCATCGCGGCGGGCGACAAGAAGACCTCGATCCGCACGACGTCCGGCATCCAGGTCGACCTGCGGGTGGTGCCCGCCGAGTCGTGGGGCGCCGCGATGCAGTACTTCACGGGTTCCAAGGAGCACAACGTCGCCATCCGGGAGATGGCGGTGAAGAAGGGCTGGAAGCTGTCGGAGTACGGGCTGTTCGAGGGCGAGCGGGTGATCGCCGCCGCCTCGGAGGAGGACATCTACGCCGCGCTCGGCATGCAGTACGTGCCGCCGCCCATGCGCGAGGACGGCGGCGAGGTCAAGGCGGCCCTGCGGGGCGAGCTGCCGGAGCCGGTGGAGCTGGGCGACCTGAAGGGCGACCTGCACACCCACACCAACCTGACCGACGGCATCGCCTCGCTGGAGGACATGGTGGCGGCCGGGCACGCGCGCGGCTACGCCTACTACGCGGTCACCGACCACGCCCCCGACCTGGCGATGCAGCGGATGACGCTGGACAAGGCGCTGGAGCAGCGGGGGCAGGTGGCCGAGCTCCAACGGAAATATCCCGACATGCGCATCCTGCACGGCACGGAGCTCAACATCGCGCCGGACGGGTCGGTCGACTGGCCCGGTGAGGTGCTGGCCGGGTTCGACGTGTGCGTGGCCTCGGTGCACTCGCACTTCGGGATGTCACGCGACGAGATGACCCGGCGTTTCATCGCCGCCTGCGAAAACCCGTACGTGGACATCATCGGGCACCCGACGACCCGCAAGATCGGCAAGCGCCCGCCCGTGGACGCCGACTGGGACGCGATCTTCCGGGTGGCCGCCCGCACCGGGACCGCCATGGAGATCGACTCCTTCCCCGACCGCTCCGACCTGCCGTCCGACCTGGTGCGGCTGGCCAAGCACCACGGGGTGAAGTTCTCGATCGACAGCGACTCGCACGCGATCCCGCACCTGGCCAACCAGCGGTTCGGGGTGGGGCTCGCCCAGCGGGCCTGGCTGACCACGGACGACGTCATCAACACCTGGCCCCTGGACCGACTCCTCAAATTCCTGGGCCGCTGA